A single Glycine soja cultivar W05 chromosome 14, ASM419377v2, whole genome shotgun sequence DNA region contains:
- the LOC114384317 gene encoding uncharacterized protein LOC114384317 codes for MPGILSRLNATIYCRIREAITRQQGVPTSLYRSSALPLCSLTSSHTLHTKSMITASHSNAMLGDVYAYGLISGRGSVRDFTKPAVGCLRGSVNLRRLQPLYGPLSFGCSTFDANRRIRDSSLLHGSWLKNFSASSSACYSAGAAHAVSFDGSPPDEQLANSSFSPDPYVIVVLNILNSISP; via the coding sequence ATGCCTGGCATTCTCTCAAGGCTGAATGCAACCATTTACTGTCGCATTCGGGAAGCAATAACAAGGCAACAAGGAGTGCCGACATCCTTGTACAGAAGTTCAGCTTTGCCTCTTTGTTCGCTCACTTCAAGTCACACACTTCACACAAAATCAATGATTACTGCCTCACATTCCAATGCTATGCTGGGAGATGTTTATGCTTATGGCTTAATCTCAGGTCGTGGTAGTGTGCGAGACTTCACAAAGCCTGCTGTAGGTTGCTTGAGGGGTAGTGTGAATCTAAGGAGACTACAACCATTGTATGGTCCTTTGAGTTTTGGGTGTTCTACTTTTGATGCTAATAGGAGGATCCGGGATTCGAGTTTGCTGCATGGATCATGGCTCAAGAATTTCTCAGCCTCTTCTTCTGCTTGCTACTCAGCCGGGGCTGCACATGCTGTCTCATTTGATGGAAGCCCTCCTGATGAACAGCTTGCAAATTCCTCTTTTTCGCCTGACCCGTATGTAATTGTTGTTCTTAATATTTTGAATTCTATTTCTCCATGA